One Longimicrobiales bacterium DNA window includes the following coding sequences:
- a CDS encoding glutamine amidotransferase: MDGLLALLFKYRPAVFDAGRIGFAPPLPVSWVVGFVTLVAIGAAVSYLRVRHRTLPQKATLAALRVAVLAILGFCLLRPQLILSTVVPQQNHVALLVDDSRSMRITDGGEPRAASAQRVLAPDGALLQALSDRFRVRQYAFSDAARRLDDVASLSFAGERTRLAPALDRARAELASLPVAGIVVVSDGGESDAAALAESLLALRAAGAPVYAVGVGREHVDRDIELSRAGAPAEVLQGATLATDLVVAQRGYAGERVDITVEDEGRIVARESIELPRDGEPLPVRVSFTAEQPGARRFTFRIAPRDDERIPENNVQDMLIHVRDAREKILYFEGEPRFEMKFLRRAVEEDENLQLVVLQRTAENRFMRLAVDSAGELAGIFPRTRDELFRYRALVLGSVEASFFTHDQLQMIADFASERGGGLLVLGGPRSLAEGGWAGTPVADVLPVTLPQQADASYFEEIAIRPTRDGAAHAVTRLVASADSAAAIWQRLPPLTLFNRVGRAKPGASVLLTGEGDDGDHIVLAAQRYGRGLSVVFTPHDSWLWQMHADVPVDDMSHETFWRQMLRWLVDGVPRQVIAAVEQDRVSAGEPVRLSAQVDDERYIGVNGAEVVARVTAPSGETSEVPLAWTIDRDGAYAASFAAGEEGLHRVDVVATIDGRTITGEPAWFRVAPGMGEYFDAGMHVDLLRRIAEETGGRYYTLDQVDQLPEDLAVAGHGATVVETRELWDMPILFLLMLGLVGAEWGMRRRWGLV; the protein is encoded by the coding sequence GTGGACGGTCTGCTCGCCTTGCTCTTCAAGTATCGGCCGGCGGTGTTCGACGCCGGCCGCATCGGCTTTGCGCCACCGCTGCCGGTCTCCTGGGTCGTCGGCTTCGTGACCCTGGTGGCGATCGGCGCGGCGGTATCGTACCTGCGCGTGCGGCACCGCACTCTGCCTCAGAAGGCGACGCTGGCAGCGCTGCGCGTCGCGGTGCTCGCGATCCTGGGTTTCTGCCTGCTGCGTCCTCAGCTGATCCTGTCCACGGTCGTGCCGCAGCAGAACCATGTGGCTCTCCTGGTCGACGACTCGCGCAGCATGCGTATCACGGATGGCGGCGAGCCGCGCGCCGCATCGGCGCAGCGGGTGCTCGCACCCGATGGTGCGCTGCTGCAGGCGCTTTCGGATCGATTCCGCGTCCGCCAGTACGCCTTCTCCGACGCCGCACGCCGACTCGACGACGTCGCCTCCCTTTCGTTCGCAGGGGAGCGTACGCGCCTTGCGCCCGCCCTCGACCGGGCGCGCGCCGAGCTCGCCTCGCTGCCGGTTGCGGGGATCGTCGTCGTGAGCGACGGCGGCGAAAGCGACGCCGCGGCGCTCGCGGAATCGCTGCTTGCGCTGCGCGCCGCGGGCGCCCCGGTCTACGCGGTGGGCGTCGGACGCGAGCACGTCGACCGTGACATCGAGCTGAGTCGCGCGGGCGCACCTGCTGAGGTGCTGCAGGGCGCGACACTGGCGACGGACCTGGTCGTCGCACAGCGCGGTTACGCGGGCGAGCGGGTCGACATCACCGTCGAGGACGAGGGGCGCATCGTCGCCCGGGAGTCCATTGAGCTGCCGCGGGACGGCGAGCCGTTGCCCGTGCGTGTGTCGTTCACCGCGGAGCAGCCGGGAGCGCGTCGCTTCACGTTCCGCATCGCGCCTCGTGACGACGAGCGCATCCCCGAGAACAACGTGCAGGACATGCTGATCCACGTGCGCGATGCACGGGAAAAGATCCTGTACTTCGAAGGCGAGCCGCGCTTCGAGATGAAGTTCCTGCGCCGCGCCGTCGAGGAGGACGAGAACCTCCAGCTCGTCGTGCTGCAGCGCACCGCCGAGAACCGCTTCATGCGACTCGCCGTGGACAGTGCGGGCGAGCTGGCCGGCATCTTCCCACGCACCCGTGACGAGCTGTTCCGCTACCGGGCGCTGGTGCTCGGCAGCGTCGAGGCGAGCTTCTTCACGCATGACCAGCTGCAGATGATCGCGGATTTCGCGAGCGAGCGCGGCGGTGGGCTGCTCGTGCTGGGCGGACCGCGCTCACTGGCGGAGGGCGGTTGGGCGGGCACGCCGGTCGCCGACGTCCTGCCGGTCACACTGCCGCAGCAGGCGGACGCATCCTACTTCGAGGAGATCGCGATCCGTCCGACACGCGACGGCGCGGCGCACGCCGTGACGCGGCTCGTCGCCAGCGCGGACTCCGCGGCCGCGATCTGGCAGCGACTCCCGCCGCTCACCCTGTTCAACCGTGTCGGCCGGGCGAAGCCGGGAGCGAGTGTGCTGCTGACCGGGGAGGGCGACGACGGCGATCACATCGTGCTCGCCGCGCAGCGCTACGGCCGAGGGCTGTCAGTGGTGTTCACCCCGCATGACTCCTGGCTCTGGCAGATGCATGCGGACGTGCCGGTCGACGACATGTCGCACGAGACGTTCTGGCGACAGATGCTGCGCTGGCTGGTGGACGGCGTGCCGCGCCAGGTCATTGCAGCCGTGGAACAGGACCGCGTCAGCGCCGGGGAGCCTGTCCGGCTCTCGGCACAGGTGGATGACGAGCGCTATATCGGCGTCAACGGAGCCGAGGTGGTGGCGCGCGTCACTGCGCCATCCGGCGAGACCAGCGAGGTCCCGCTCGCCTGGACCATCGACCGCGACGGTGCGTACGCGGCCAGCTTTGCCGCTGGCGAGGAGGGGCTGCACCGCGTCGACGTGGTGGCGACGATCGATGGCCGGACCATCACCGGCGAGCCCGCCTGGTTCCGTGTTGCACCCGGCATGGGCGAGTACTTCGACGCCGGTATGCACGTCGACCTGCTGCGCCGTATCGCCGAGGAGACGGGCGGCCGCTACTACACCCTGGACCAGGTCGACCAGCTGCCCGAGGACCTGGCAGTGGCCGGGCACGGCGCGACCGTCGTCGAAACCAGGGAGCTGTGGGACATGCCGATTCTCTTCCTCCTGATGCTCGGTCTCGTCGGCGCGGAATGGGGCATGCGGCGACGCTGGGGCCTGGTATGA
- a CDS encoding tetratricopeptide repeat protein codes for MTKRTVLVMGAALLLHPGCARAQEDGREALRTGRYQDAIAALGREAAAGDADALAALARTLIEVGRYEDAESAVRDWDGEITPALGAVYGEALLAQGRLEDAERAFLLALRGQSPLGSPEAAPSQSVQLAAGAERALLNAGLLAWRTGEREQALHHFDRFIDIYNGGAAQSSDALVAVGVAVSYLGRRDPQLFHDANRALGEAVARDPANHEARVQRGLLFLEKYNTTDAGALFREVLEQNPRHPGALLGLARVRMIEGVGDPGEPIGQALETNPRLVDAHLLRARMQMIGEQYDSAASAIRSALAIDSSSLDARTMDAANAYLRGDDWNSRVQAVLRRNPRHSTVYTTIGELAVQTRRYRDAVRMAERAISVDSTDWAAHALRGLNLMRIGDAAAARASLEAAFAGDPFNVWVKNTLDLLDTYPRYVERTTPRFAFFLHRDEADLLFPYAAALAEEAYDAISERYGHEPETPVRVEVYPRHADFSVRTVGLAGLG; via the coding sequence ATGACGAAGCGCACCGTCCTGGTCATGGGAGCTGCGCTCCTGCTCCACCCCGGCTGCGCCCGTGCGCAGGAGGACGGGCGGGAGGCGCTGCGTACCGGCCGCTACCAGGACGCGATCGCGGCGCTCGGGCGAGAAGCGGCTGCAGGGGACGCCGATGCGCTGGCCGCGCTGGCACGCACGCTGATTGAGGTCGGGCGCTACGAGGATGCAGAATCGGCCGTCCGCGACTGGGACGGCGAAATCACACCGGCACTCGGTGCGGTCTACGGCGAGGCGCTGCTGGCGCAGGGCAGGCTCGAGGACGCAGAGCGCGCGTTTCTGCTGGCACTGCGAGGGCAGTCACCGCTCGGGTCTCCGGAAGCAGCGCCGTCGCAGTCGGTGCAGCTGGCGGCCGGAGCGGAGCGGGCGCTGCTGAACGCAGGATTGCTCGCGTGGCGCACGGGCGAGCGCGAACAGGCGCTCCATCATTTCGATCGCTTCATCGACATCTACAACGGCGGCGCTGCGCAATCCTCCGACGCCCTGGTGGCGGTCGGTGTCGCGGTGAGCTACCTCGGCCGCCGAGACCCGCAGCTCTTCCACGATGCCAATCGCGCGCTCGGCGAGGCGGTGGCGCGCGATCCCGCGAATCACGAGGCGCGCGTGCAGCGCGGGCTGCTCTTCCTGGAGAAGTACAACACCACGGACGCGGGGGCGCTCTTTCGCGAAGTGCTGGAGCAGAACCCGCGGCATCCCGGCGCGCTGCTCGGCCTGGCCCGCGTGCGGATGATCGAAGGCGTCGGCGACCCTGGCGAGCCCATCGGACAGGCACTGGAGACGAACCCGCGCCTGGTCGACGCGCACCTGCTGCGGGCACGCATGCAGATGATCGGGGAGCAGTACGACAGCGCGGCATCCGCGATCAGGAGCGCGCTCGCGATCGACAGCAGCTCGCTCGATGCCCGCACCATGGATGCGGCCAACGCATACCTGCGCGGCGACGACTGGAACAGCCGGGTGCAGGCGGTGCTGCGGCGCAACCCGCGACACTCCACCGTTTACACGACCATCGGCGAGCTCGCGGTGCAGACGCGCCGCTACCGCGATGCGGTGCGCATGGCGGAGCGCGCGATCTCTGTGGATTCGACAGACTGGGCAGCGCACGCGTTGCGGGGGCTCAACCTGATGCGCATCGGCGACGCTGCGGCCGCCCGCGCATCGCTGGAGGCAGCATTCGCAGGCGACCCGTTCAACGTGTGGGTCAAGAACACGCTCGACCTGCTCGACACGTACCCGCGGTACGTCGAGCGTACGACGCCGCGCTTCGCGTTCTTCCTTCACCGCGACGAGGCGGACCTGCTCTTCCCGTATGCGGCTGCGCTCGCCGAGGAGGCATACGACGCGATCTCGGAGCGCTACGGCCATGAGCCGGAAACGCCCGTCCGCGTCGAGGTCTACCCGCGGCACGCCGATTTCTCCGTTCGTACGGTCGGCCTCGCCGGTCTCGG